AAAACTTCATTCATTTGAAAAACATTTCATCCAATGGAGAAAACTTTACCAGTTTCGAGAAAGTTCACAAAAACCAAAAAAGTTCATCCATTTTTAAAAAGCTTCATGCAATTTAGGGAAAAGTTCATCGACTTAGAAAAGAAACTTTACAATTTTGAAAACAAAACTGCTTATTTAAGAAAACAAAAAacgcaaaaagaaagaaaaaattgaaaaccaAATAAAAACTCCAAAAAATGACAAACGAACCCAGAATAAAAAACtgtgaagggaaaaaccaaattaaaggaaaataaaaaagcaaATATTCGTTAGTGTCTAAGGTATCCTAGTGGTTGCTGTTGTAAGCTAAAAGAGAGGTTGCTGGTACGAAACCTGATTGCTAGCGGTGGCCATAGTAAGTAGTGTCCCTGTTACCCATTGTGTTACATAATGGGTTTGCCCAGCTGGGATCCAATAGGAGCTTGCGGTCCAACTGCGAGTCGAGAAGCATCCACCTGTTaggttctactccctccgttcctaaatataagttttttaaccgATTTCATTAAAggtctacatacgaagtaaaataattaaatctatactctaaaacatgtctatatacatccgtatgtagtccactagtgaaatcttacaaagacttatatttaggaacggagggagtagtagttttGGTTTTTTTGGCTGTTCATCATCTTTGCTTCGAAGGCCGCGTTGGCTATGGTGAATATAGAAGATTCACATCTGTTTACAACAAGGCAATCGGCCTTATAGTTGGGGATAAATTTAGAAATCAGTCTGTTCAAGTAAGGATGGTGTGACGGCGACATCATCCTTGCGGTGGACCGGTGTTCCCGGGCTCCGTCCTTGCGATGGTGCTTGCTCCAACATCGTTGTGGAGCTTGGGAGGTAGTACAGGAGCAGATATGGATTCTGGTCTGCATCGATGACATCTGAAAGACGAAACATGTGTTGGGTTCGTGATTAATGGATGACAATTATATATGGTTTCCTTCTTCGGCGTCTTAATCGTGGTGGGGTGTCAGATATGTTGCCCCGATCTGATACGTTCAACGACAATGACTTTATTTTTGATGAGCCATCTTAGATGTCCGTAAAGCTGTATATCAGTGATGAAGTCGCGTCGAGCTTGAATGAAGAGGTGATTTGTTATTTTTTTCTTTGATGGCTATTTTGATGATGTGAGACAGATAAAGGACGTTGATGTGAAGGTTAACGATATTCTCTATCTTTTCAGTTACGTTCTCTTAATCTTTCCGTGActtgtattttatttttttatattaaTGAAACACATATTATCATGCAAAAAAGAAAAGCTACAGAGCAACCTATGGCCAGGCCCAGTCGGGGCTTCGTTCAGTACATTTGCTGGACCCAACGAGCGAACCAGTCCCACAGGCCGACACAAAGCGGCCCAACTACAAGTCCAGAAGCGTCGACCTGGATCACTCTCGTTCATCACCAGTCTGTTCGGTGCGCCTCTGGATCCTTCTGGACGCGCCACGCACTGTCCCCGGCAACATCTCGAACCTTCGCTTCCTCCTCCTTATACCCGCTCCCGACCTCGCTCCCGCACTCCGCACTGCAGAACCCATCACTGCTCACCGAGCTCTCCAAGTCGACACGCACCGCCCCACCCACACGCAGCGAAGAACCagtcgaggaggaggaaggagaagccaTGGCCGAGCTGCTGTTCGCCCCTGCCATGGCCGGCCTCGTCCACCTGCCGGAGGTGCTCGACCGCCTCGCCGCCGCGGACGCCGACCACCGCGACCAcgcccaccaccacgccgcccacGGGCACGGGCACGCTCACCCCCGCGCGCACATcggggccggcggcggcgcgccCGTGGACATCGTGGAGACCCCCGGCGAGTACTCCTTCCTGCTCGACGTCCCCGGCCTCTCCAAGTCCGACATCCAGGTACCCTGCGTGCGCGCGCCGCTCGGCCCCGTTCCCCGCGTTTCTTGACTCTCAACTCGACTGACGCTTGCGCGCGCTCTGAGCGAACAGGTGACTCTGGAGGAGGACAACGTGCTGGTGATGAAGAGCGCCAGCAGCAGCAACGGCGGCGGCGCCAACGGGAAGCGgaagcgggaggaggaggaggcggactgccgCTACATCCGGCTGGAGCGCCGCGCGTCGCCGCGGTCGTTCGTGCGCAAGTTCCGGCTGCCGGAGGACGCGGACGCGGGCGCCGTGGCCGCGCGCTGCGAGAACGGCGTGCTCACCGTCACCGTCAAGAAGCAGCCGCCGCCCGAGAAGAAGACCAAGTCCGTCCAGGTCGCCATCGCCTGATCTGTACCTCAGTCGCGCCAGCTTTCGGTACCTCATCGGCGTTTGTCATCAGTGATCAGTGTAGCAGTAGTCGGTAGACTAGTGTGGCGAGTCAGGTAGATTTGGGTGGTGTTCTGTTCTCTTGTGGTCATGTCATGCTCTGTtcgtgatctggccggagattagGTGTGCTGGTTGTGGCGGACATCTTTTGTGAATCTTGCTGTTAATGGAACTATGGAGCACGAATTGTTTGTTGTCATGTCTCTGCATGTATCTTCCCGGCTTGATCGAAAGCAGCCGCGTGCCTGGACCCTGTCCAGTATATATTCAGAATCGGGTGCTCTGCTCGAGCATCTCCAACTCAACAGCATCTGCCCTATCAGTATTCACGCCACCGGATAAAATAGCGTGCTACAGAGACGGTCGCAATGGCTCCCTACATACAATATCAGGGTACAATGTCCGGGAATTgcttttggagctcggcctcctaGCCTAGGAAGGCCTTTAAATTTAAAgttcaaatttcatgaaaattcatattttttatatttcaaaacaaTGAAAAAAAATACAGAGATAAGTGAAGACGCAACACACATGttgtaaattttcaaaaataaaaatacattaAAATAAGGGTTGACAAATATCTCCCTAACTTCAGCCGATCACCAAAAAGTAGAGAAAAATAGAGGAGTGCCCGTAGTGAATTAGTGGAGCAACTTCATTTCACTAACTTCTGGCAGTACATAGCCGATCTCCTAGATTTTGCAGGGTAAAAAGCAAatttgaataaaataaaaatagattCACATTAGAATTCAAACAAACTTTTTGAGCTAATTCACATTACCATCGGAAGAAACATAGTCTAGTTTAAACTAACTTGAATAAAATTTAAATCTAACCAAAATTTTAGTCGCTAAGACTTTATGAGGGATAGGGACTTTATGAGGCATAGGCAGGCGGCCCATGCGGTCGTCGCTTGGTTCTAGACAATCGTGGTGTAGAAAATTAAAAGCTTAAAAGAATTTGATCTGATTGTTTAAAATCATCTGATAATAACTAGAATCGGTAGTGGAATCCAAAATCGTCCGAAGACCTCGCTTCTCACGATTCTGGGTGTTTTCATAAAACAAAACGTTTCGATTTAAGTTACTACTCCTATTCGAGGGATAATTTATGAAAGAACTATCACGGGTAGCAGCCCGCGCACAGGAAAAACGAGTCGCACGACTCGTCCCTTCCCTTCGCTCGATCCCCATTTCCCCATTCACGCTTGCGATAGGGTTACAGGGCCACCACCGTTGCGCCGCCCGACAACCCGTCCCGTCTGATCCCCTGTCCCGCCCGTTCGCCTGAAGCCGCTCCTCCGCCTCGGCCACTCCTCC
This genomic stretch from Hordeum vulgare subsp. vulgare chromosome 6H, MorexV3_pseudomolecules_assembly, whole genome shotgun sequence harbors:
- the LOC123402857 gene encoding 18.6 kDa class III heat shock protein-like → MAELLFAPAMAGLVHLPEVLDRLAAADADHRDHAHHHAAHGHGHAHPRAHIGAGGGAPVDIVETPGEYSFLLDVPGLSKSDIQVTLEEDNVLVMKSASSSNGGGANGKRKREEEEADCRYIRLERRASPRSFVRKFRLPEDADAGAVAARCENGVLTVTVKKQPPPEKKTKSVQVAIA